In one Deltaproteobacteria bacterium genomic region, the following are encoded:
- a CDS encoding YIP1 family protein — MEGIADRVIRAAKLDPQVYEEVEADPRALNQAITVVIASGIAAGIGSIAQSGLAGLFFGTIIALIAWYVWAFITYYVGTKWLPEPQTHATHGELLRAIGFSSAPGLIRVLGVIPFLTNFVFIVSGIWMLAAMVIAVRQALDYKSTARAIGVCLIGWAINIAIIWIFALITRAAGAMT, encoded by the coding sequence ATGGAAGGAATTGCTGACCGAGTCATTCGGGCGGCCAAGCTGGATCCTCAGGTCTACGAAGAGGTGGAAGCCGACCCCCGAGCCCTAAACCAGGCCATCACCGTAGTCATTGCCTCCGGCATTGCCGCCGGGATTGGGAGCATTGCCCAATCGGGCCTCGCCGGACTCTTTTTCGGGACGATTATCGCTCTCATAGCCTGGTACGTTTGGGCATTCATTACGTATTACGTGGGCACCAAATGGCTGCCCGAACCCCAGACCCACGCCACCCATGGAGAACTGCTTCGAGCCATCGGTTTTTCAAGCGCTCCGGGTTTGATCCGCGTACTGGGCGTTATTCCTTTCTTGACCAACTTCGTATTCATCGTGTCCGGTATTTGGATGCTTGCGGCCATGGTCATCGCCGTGCGGCAGGCGCTGGACTACAAGAGCACCGCGCGCGCCATTGGGGTCTGTCTCATCGGGTGGGCCATCAACATCGCCATCATCTGGATTTTCGCGTTGATTACGCGCGCAGCCGGTGCGATGACGTAA
- a CDS encoding glycosyltransferase encodes MGTLIESYEAIVGEAVIEHLFQLAGPLQGSKILHVNSTKEGGGVAEILNRLVPLMRELGLEADWQVITGESDFYRCTKTMHNALQGKRSDLSRSMIEAYESANRENYELLKDRQVESDFVFIHDPQPALFLNLCPERRGKWIWRCHIDVSHPYLPVWKYLRRFVRDYDASIWSMAAFAQKLPHPLYLVPPSIDPLSEKNIPLEEQELKTTMEHFGLDPRVPIVAQVSRFDRFKDPVGVIQAFRMVRKYTPLQLVLAGGGATDDPEGKEVLDEVMVAAGDDPQIKVLLLPPDAHRTINALQRVSDIVIQKSVKEGFGLTVTEALWKGKPVIGGATGGIRLQVVNHHTGFLVNSPEGAALRIRYLLKRKDAAREMGEKGRAFVLHNFLITRHLREYLTLMVAMSNNAKGRIEL; translated from the coding sequence ATGGGTACCCTGATCGAAAGCTACGAAGCCATAGTTGGCGAAGCCGTTATCGAACATCTCTTCCAACTTGCCGGACCCCTTCAAGGGTCTAAGATCTTACACGTCAACTCCACCAAGGAAGGCGGAGGAGTGGCGGAGATTCTGAATCGTCTGGTACCGCTGATGCGCGAACTGGGACTGGAGGCGGACTGGCAGGTGATCACCGGTGAGAGCGACTTTTATCGGTGCACCAAAACCATGCACAACGCTCTTCAAGGAAAACGAAGCGATCTTTCCCGATCCATGATCGAAGCCTATGAGAGCGCCAACCGGGAAAACTATGAACTCCTGAAGGACAGGCAGGTTGAGTCCGACTTCGTTTTCATTCATGACCCGCAACCCGCCCTCTTCTTGAATCTATGTCCGGAGAGGAGGGGAAAATGGATTTGGCGATGCCACATAGATGTCAGTCACCCGTACCTGCCTGTATGGAAATATCTCAGACGGTTTGTTCGAGACTACGATGCCAGCATTTGGTCCATGGCCGCATTCGCGCAGAAACTTCCTCATCCCCTCTACCTGGTCCCGCCCAGCATCGACCCGTTGAGCGAGAAGAACATCCCACTCGAGGAACAGGAATTGAAAACCACCATGGAGCATTTCGGCCTGGATCCTCGGGTGCCGATCGTCGCGCAAGTGTCCCGATTCGATCGGTTCAAAGATCCGGTGGGCGTTATTCAGGCCTTTCGCATGGTTCGTAAGTATACGCCCCTTCAGTTGGTATTGGCCGGAGGAGGAGCGACCGATGACCCGGAGGGTAAAGAGGTGCTGGACGAGGTCATGGTCGCAGCGGGAGACGATCCGCAGATTAAGGTCCTCTTACTCCCTCCGGATGCCCACCGGACCATCAATGCCCTTCAACGGGTATCCGATATTGTGATACAGAAATCGGTCAAAGAGGGTTTCGGACTGACCGTAACGGAAGCGCTGTGGAAAGGTAAACCCGTTATTGGCGGGGCCACCGGCGGCATTCGTCTTCAAGTGGTCAATCATCATACGGGATTTCTGGTGAACAGCCCTGAAGGCGCGGCGCTCCGGATACGATACTTGCTGAAGCGCAAGGACGCCGCCAGAGAAATGGGAGAAAAAGGGAGAGCCTTCGTGTTGCATAATTTCCTGATCACCCGACACTTGCGCGAATATCTCACCCTCATGGTTGCGATGAGCAATAACGCGAAGGGTAGGATCGAACTGTGA
- a CDS encoding DUF3096 domain-containing protein: MHFPFEAVLALISGILILIIPRLLNYIIGIYLILYGLLRLFPPR, translated from the coding sequence ATGCATTTTCCCTTTGAAGCTGTATTGGCCTTAATTTCCGGAATTCTCATTCTCATCATCCCCCGCCTATTAAACTACATCATCGGTATATATCTGATCCTCTACGGCCTTCTTAGGTTGTTCCCTCCCAGGTGA